The following proteins are encoded in a genomic region of Sneathiella marina:
- a CDS encoding ornithine cyclodeaminase, translating into MISTARKDINIVPFVSVDNMMKLVLDIGIETFLKELAGFIEEDFKRWEKFDKAPRVASHSTEGVIELMPTSDGDVYGFKYVNGHPKNTRDGLQTVTGFGVLSNVGNGYPVLLSEMTILTALRTAATSALAAKYLAPAGANCMAIIGNGAQSEFQATAFKAILGVKKLRLFDIDPEATEKCCNNLQGKGFEITRCRSAEEAVEGAQIITTVTADKQYATILTDNMVGSGIHINAVGGDCPGKTELHKDILLRSEIFVEFPPQTRIEGEIQQLEADYPVTELWTVITGNIEGRLNARQTTLFDSVGFATEDFSALRYVREKLTGTRFFENLDMLADPDDPRDLFGMVLRADKAA; encoded by the coding sequence ATGATAAGCACTGCCCGAAAAGATATAAACATTGTCCCCTTTGTCAGTGTGGACAATATGATGAAACTAGTTCTGGATATTGGAATAGAAACGTTTCTGAAAGAGCTCGCTGGCTTCATTGAAGAGGATTTCAAGCGTTGGGAAAAATTTGATAAAGCACCGCGGGTCGCGTCGCATTCAACAGAAGGTGTGATTGAATTAATGCCAACAAGTGATGGGGACGTTTACGGATTCAAATATGTAAACGGCCATCCAAAAAATACACGTGACGGACTGCAAACAGTCACGGGGTTTGGTGTCCTTTCAAACGTCGGTAATGGGTATCCAGTTCTGCTTTCTGAAATGACAATTTTAACAGCGTTGAGGACGGCCGCCACATCGGCGCTGGCCGCAAAATATCTGGCTCCAGCTGGTGCGAATTGTATGGCAATTATTGGTAATGGCGCTCAATCTGAATTTCAGGCGACAGCCTTCAAGGCAATTTTGGGAGTAAAAAAGCTCAGATTGTTCGATATAGACCCGGAAGCGACAGAAAAATGCTGTAACAATCTGCAAGGTAAGGGATTTGAAATAACCCGATGCAGAAGTGCCGAAGAAGCTGTCGAAGGCGCCCAGATTATTACGACGGTCACGGCCGACAAACAATATGCAACAATTCTGACGGATAACATGGTTGGTAGCGGTATTCATATCAACGCAGTCGGCGGAGATTGCCCGGGCAAGACTGAACTGCACAAGGATATCTTGCTTCGGTCGGAAATTTTCGTGGAATTTCCGCCGCAAACACGCATTGAAGGAGAAATTCAGCAATTGGAGGCAGATTATCCGGTCACGGAATTATGGACTGTGATCACTGGAAATATTGAGGGGCGTCTTAACGCGAGGCAAACCACATTATTTGATTCCGTTGGATTTGCGACGGAAGATTTCTCTGCTTTGCGATATGTTCGGGAAAAATTGACGGGCACCCGTTTTTTTGAAAACCTGGACATGTTGGCTGACCCAGATGATCCGCGTGATTTATTCGGTATGGTTCTTCGCGCGGATAAGGCTGCCTGA